A DNA window from Aureibaculum sp. 2308TA14-22 contains the following coding sequences:
- a CDS encoding beta-N-acetylhexosaminidase, whose protein sequence is MVEKVRNMLLKKIKLASKILTLILTLLALNSCSEKELELKVGKAHIMPKPLSYIEEKGHFELTSSSIISVENEAQNTIASQFFSQFNTVAGWVPKINIGGQGDIRFETNKSIEPEGYELKVTTNNIIIKSGSEPGFYYALQSLKQLLPVAFYKKILQEIRWGIPVVDIKDKPAFGWRGYMLDVSRHFFDKDQVKQVLDFMAELKMNRFHWHLADDQGWRLEIKSYPKLTEIGAWRVDYNITDETKSNWWGRPEQKPNEKATYGGFYTQEDVKEIIAYAKERHIEIIPEIDMPGHAQATIAAYPEIGSVNAAPYVATGGVMKNNTYNPGKEETFEFAEKMLNEVMDLFPFKYVHIGGDECNKEQWKRDPYAQQKIKEEKLKDEHELQSYFIKRIEKIINKRDRIMIGWDEILEGGLAPNATVMSWRGEKGGIISAKAGHEVIMTPSNYCYIDLKQGHDDLEPNLGYSRLLLSKSYGYKVIPDALTPKESKLIKGIQANMWTESISDWSKLTYMSFPRTYAIAESAWTSHENKNWNDFTNRLYTQFDRLDAQDVRYAVSAFSPWIDHVGNGNEIEVQMKTEVNGLDIYYTLDGETPTPQSFKYKDPFTIDSSAHLQARAYKKNKAVGYLSSKKFQIHKAKNMKALDGQGKEIKKLTDLSYGSLSKGDKAWHHFSDKAEINLFFDSAIQVKEIQFNALRFTISGIYPPTSIEVFGSTDGKTFKSLAKKEQLQKGTEQGRNKVNTSLSFIPVNIKALKIKATGFNAIPDEHHQGGTPSHIWIDEIIVN, encoded by the coding sequence ATGGTTGAAAAGGTACGTAATATGTTATTAAAAAAAATAAAATTAGCATCCAAAATTTTAACCCTAATACTGACTTTATTGGCACTAAATTCTTGTTCAGAAAAAGAGCTTGAACTTAAAGTTGGAAAAGCACATATTATGCCAAAACCGTTGAGTTATATTGAAGAAAAAGGACATTTTGAGTTAACATCATCTTCTATAATAAGTGTTGAAAATGAAGCTCAAAATACGATTGCAAGTCAATTTTTTAGTCAGTTTAACACTGTGGCAGGTTGGGTACCAAAAATAAACATAGGAGGTCAAGGAGATATTAGATTTGAAACTAATAAAAGTATTGAACCGGAAGGATATGAATTAAAAGTAACTACCAACAATATAATCATAAAATCAGGCTCAGAACCTGGTTTTTACTATGCATTACAGAGCTTAAAACAATTACTTCCAGTAGCTTTTTATAAAAAAATATTACAGGAAATAAGATGGGGCATTCCTGTAGTTGATATCAAAGATAAACCTGCATTTGGGTGGCGTGGGTATATGCTTGATGTATCAAGACATTTTTTTGATAAAGATCAAGTAAAACAGGTATTAGATTTTATGGCAGAGTTGAAAATGAATCGGTTTCATTGGCATTTGGCAGATGACCAGGGTTGGCGATTGGAAATTAAAAGTTATCCAAAACTTACAGAAATTGGAGCATGGAGAGTAGATTATAATATTACTGATGAAACCAAATCCAATTGGTGGGGCAGGCCAGAGCAAAAACCTAATGAAAAAGCAACATACGGCGGATTTTACACCCAAGAAGATGTTAAAGAAATAATTGCCTATGCAAAAGAACGTCATATTGAAATTATTCCGGAAATTGATATGCCAGGGCATGCTCAAGCCACTATTGCGGCTTACCCTGAAATTGGTAGTGTTAATGCGGCACCTTATGTGGCCACTGGAGGTGTTATGAAGAATAATACTTACAATCCTGGCAAAGAAGAAACTTTTGAGTTTGCAGAAAAAATGTTGAATGAAGTGATGGATTTATTTCCCTTTAAATATGTCCATATTGGCGGTGATGAGTGTAATAAGGAACAATGGAAACGTGATCCTTATGCACAACAAAAAATAAAAGAAGAAAAATTAAAAGACGAACATGAATTGCAAAGTTATTTTATAAAACGTATCGAAAAAATAATTAACAAACGTGATCGTATCATGATAGGTTGGGATGAAATATTAGAAGGCGGTTTAGCACCTAATGCGACAGTAATGAGTTGGCGAGGAGAAAAAGGAGGAATTATTTCTGCAAAGGCCGGTCATGAAGTAATTATGACTCCAAGTAATTATTGTTATATAGATTTAAAACAAGGACATGACGATTTAGAGCCGAATTTAGGATATTCTCGCTTATTACTTTCTAAGTCATATGGCTATAAAGTAATTCCAGATGCATTAACTCCAAAAGAAAGTAAATTAATCAAAGGTATTCAAGCAAATATGTGGACAGAATCTATTAGTGATTGGAGTAAACTAACCTATATGTCTTTTCCAAGAACTTATGCTATTGCTGAATCTGCATGGACATCCCATGAAAATAAAAATTGGAATGATTTTACGAATAGGTTGTACACTCAATTTGATAGGCTTGACGCTCAAGATGTTCGTTATGCTGTGAGTGCTTTTAGTCCATGGATAGACCATGTAGGAAATGGAAATGAAATAGAAGTACAAATGAAAACAGAGGTAAATGGATTAGATATTTATTATACGTTGGATGGTGAAACTCCAACGCCTCAATCTTTTAAATATAAAGATCCATTTACTATTGACAGTTCTGCTCACTTACAAGCAAGGGCATATAAAAAAAATAAAGCGGTTGGTTATCTTTCGTCTAAAAAATTTCAAATTCATAAAGCAAAAAATATGAAAGCTTTGGATGGTCAAGGCAAAGAAATAAAAAAACTAACAGATTTAAGTTATGGATCCCTTTCTAAAGGGGATAAGGCGTGGCATCATTTTTCTGATAAAGCAGAGATAAATCTTTTTTTTGATAGTGCAATTCAAGTTAAAGAAATACAATTTAATGCATTGAGATTTACTATTTCAGGAATTTATCCTCCAACATCCATAGAAGTTTTTGGTTCAACTGATGGAAAAACTTTTAAATCCTTAGCTAAGAAAGAGCAATTACAAAAAGGAACAGAGCAAGGTAGAAATAAGGTAAATACAAGTTTATCTTTTATTCCTGTTAATATAAAAGCATTAAAAATTAAAGCAACAGGTTTTAACGCTATTCCAGATGAACACCATCAAGGTGGAACACCATCACATATTTGGATAGATGAAATTATTGTCAATTAA
- a CDS encoding SDR family NAD(P)-dependent oxidoreductase, translated as MKKFSLKDKIAIVTGGGSGIGEAISLALAEQGATVHVLDIGIEESQRTVSTINSNGGEGKAYQCNVAKQKEVNEVVKKITEDGEIDILINNAGIAHVGNVENTTEVDLDKIYSVNVKGVYNCIHSVMPSMKKKGGIIINMASIASSVGISDRFAYSMSKGAVLTMTYSVAKDYLDFGIRCNSISPARVHTPFVNGFIKENYPGKEEEMFEKLSKTQPIGRMGKPEEIANLAVYLCSDEASFITGTDFPIDGGFIKLNG; from the coding sequence ATGAAAAAATTTAGTTTAAAAGATAAAATTGCTATTGTTACAGGCGGTGGTAGCGGTATAGGTGAGGCAATTTCTCTAGCTCTAGCTGAACAAGGAGCCACAGTTCATGTTTTGGACATAGGTATTGAAGAATCCCAAAGAACAGTTTCAACAATCAATTCAAATGGTGGTGAAGGGAAAGCATATCAATGTAATGTGGCCAAGCAAAAAGAAGTGAATGAAGTTGTCAAAAAAATTACTGAAGATGGTGAAATTGATATTTTAATTAACAATGCTGGTATTGCCCATGTTGGTAATGTAGAAAACACTACTGAAGTTGATCTAGATAAGATTTACAGCGTCAATGTAAAAGGTGTTTATAATTGTATTCACAGCGTTATGCCATCTATGAAAAAGAAAGGTGGTATAATAATAAATATGGCATCTATCGCTTCGTCGGTAGGGATATCTGATCGTTTTGCATATTCAATGTCGAAAGGAGCGGTTTTAACAATGACCTATTCCGTAGCAAAGGACTATTTAGATTTTGGTATTAGGTGCAATAGTATTTCTCCGGCGAGAGTACACACGCCATTTGTTAATGGGTTTATAAAGGAGAATTATCCTGGTAAGGAAGAAGAAATGTTTGAAAAATTATCTAAAACGCAACCCATCGGTAGAATGGGAAAACCAGAAGAGATTGCCAATTTGGCGGTCTATTTGTGTTCTGATGAAGCTTCATTTATTACAGGAACGGATTTTCCTATTGATGGTGGTTTTATTAAACTAAATGGTTGA
- a CDS encoding L-fuconate dehydratase, whose amino-acid sequence MNKNIIITAIEVKDIRFPTSKSLDGSDAMNPDPDYSAAYVVLKTNHPKNIEGHGLTFTIGRGNELCVAAIKSISPLVLNKTLESFTKNMGDFYKMITGDSQLRWLGPEKGVIHLATGAVINAVWDLYAKVEQKPLWKLLADMSPEELVSCIDFTYITDAITPDEALQLLKEKEQTKQDRIDDLLNNGYPAYTTSAGWLGYSDDKMRRLCREAKEQGFKHMKIKVGSDLEDDMRRAEIIREEIGSDLKLMMDANQKWDVDEAIANMESLKQFAPWWIEEPTSPDDILGHAKIAKAVHPIKVATGEHCQNRVMFKQLMQADAIGICQIDSCRVGGVNEILAILLMAAKFKIPVCPHAGGVGLCEYVQHLSMIDYISISGSIEDRIIEYVDHLHEHFYDPVVVKNGAYMPPSLAGYSITMKEESLKEYSFPAGKVWKEILS is encoded by the coding sequence ATGAATAAAAATATTATTATTACTGCCATTGAAGTAAAAGACATTCGTTTTCCTACGAGTAAATCTTTAGACGGGTCTGATGCCATGAATCCTGATCCTGATTATTCTGCCGCTTATGTTGTCCTTAAGACCAATCACCCTAAAAATATAGAAGGACATGGACTTACTTTTACCATTGGTAGAGGCAACGAATTGTGTGTTGCTGCCATAAAATCGATTTCTCCTTTAGTTTTAAACAAAACGCTTGAAAGTTTTACTAAAAATATGGGTGATTTTTATAAAATGATAACTGGTGATAGTCAATTAAGATGGTTAGGGCCTGAAAAAGGTGTTATCCATTTGGCAACTGGAGCAGTAATAAATGCAGTATGGGATTTATATGCCAAAGTAGAGCAAAAGCCGTTATGGAAGCTATTAGCTGATATGAGTCCCGAAGAACTGGTTTCATGTATTGATTTTACCTATATAACAGATGCTATAACACCTGATGAAGCATTGCAGCTATTGAAAGAAAAAGAGCAAACAAAGCAAGATCGAATAGATGATTTATTAAATAATGGATATCCTGCATACACAACTTCTGCAGGTTGGTTAGGCTATTCTGATGATAAAATGAGACGTTTATGTAGAGAAGCCAAAGAACAAGGCTTTAAACACATGAAAATTAAAGTAGGCTCTGATTTAGAAGATGATATGCGTAGGGCAGAAATCATTCGTGAAGAAATTGGGAGTGATTTAAAATTAATGATGGATGCCAATCAAAAATGGGATGTTGATGAAGCTATTGCCAATATGGAATCTTTAAAACAATTTGCCCCTTGGTGGATAGAAGAACCTACCAGTCCTGACGATATTTTAGGACATGCTAAAATTGCAAAAGCGGTACATCCAATTAAAGTGGCAACTGGTGAGCATTGTCAGAATCGTGTTATGTTCAAGCAATTGATGCAGGCAGATGCCATAGGGATTTGTCAGATAGATAGTTGTAGGGTAGGTGGTGTTAACGAGATATTAGCTATTTTACTCATGGCGGCCAAATTTAAAATTCCGGTTTGTCCTCATGCAGGTGGTGTGGGATTGTGTGAATATGTTCAACATTTGTCAATGATAGATTATATTTCAATTAGCGGATCAATAGAGGATAGAATTATTGAATATGTAGATCATTTACATGAGCATTTTTACGACCCCGTGGTAGTAAAGAATGGTGCTTATATGCCACCTTCTTTGGCAGGATATAGCATAACAATGAAAGAGGAATCATTAAAAGAGTATAGTTTTCCTGCTGGTAAAGTCTGGAAAGAAATTTTATCATAA
- a CDS encoding fumarylacetoacetate hydrolase family protein, which translates to MKLIRFGAIDQEKPGVQLENGKRIDVSTFGEDYNESFFGGDGLERLEEWLETNQDSCPEIPKGTRLGSPLVQPSKLVCVGLNYAKHAEEAGMTIPKEPVLFFKSTTAICGPYDNVIIPKNSEKTDWEVELAIVIGKKASYIEEADAYDHIAGYVLHNDVSERAFQIEKEGQWCKGKGCDTFAPLGPYIATKDEISNPNNLELWLDVNGERLQHSSTSDFIFNVQEVVSYISQYMTLLPGDIISTGTPFGVGLGFNPPKYLKPSDVMELGIEGLGTSKQKAVAYK; encoded by the coding sequence ATGAAATTAATAAGATTTGGAGCAATAGATCAAGAAAAACCAGGAGTACAATTAGAAAACGGAAAAAGAATTGATGTCTCAACATTTGGTGAAGATTATAATGAGTCTTTTTTTGGAGGTGATGGTTTAGAAAGATTAGAAGAATGGTTGGAAACCAATCAAGATAGCTGTCCAGAAATTCCGAAAGGGACTCGATTGGGCTCGCCGCTGGTTCAACCGTCAAAATTAGTTTGCGTAGGGTTAAACTACGCAAAACATGCCGAAGAAGCAGGCATGACCATACCCAAAGAACCAGTGCTGTTCTTTAAATCTACAACGGCTATTTGTGGTCCTTATGATAATGTAATTATCCCAAAAAATTCTGAAAAAACGGATTGGGAAGTTGAATTGGCAATCGTAATTGGTAAAAAAGCATCGTATATAGAAGAGGCAGATGCTTACGATCATATTGCAGGATATGTACTTCATAACGATGTTTCGGAACGAGCATTTCAAATTGAAAAGGAAGGCCAATGGTGTAAAGGAAAAGGTTGCGACACATTTGCCCCTTTAGGACCCTATATCGCTACAAAAGACGAAATTTCAAATCCCAACAACTTGGAATTATGGTTAGATGTTAATGGTGAACGTTTACAGCACTCCTCAACCTCAGACTTTATTTTTAACGTACAAGAAGTGGTCAGTTATATCAGTCAGTATATGACCTTACTTCCTGGAGATATCATATCAACTGGAACGCCCTTTGGTGTTGGTTTAGGGTTTAACCCTCCTAAATATTTAAAACCTAGCGATGTTATGGAATTGGGAATTGAAGGATTGGGAACTTCAAAACAAAAGGCGGTGGCTTACAAATAA
- a CDS encoding sulfatase family protein — MKIIFNYFFTFLVLLVIGCNPKEKNQVVEENNLPNIIYVLADDLGYGDIGAFNPDGKIKTPSLDQLANDGIKFTDAHTSSAVCTPTRYGILTGRYNWRSPIKNGVLTGVSKALIPNDRTTVASLLQKEGYETGFIGKWHLGWDWALKRGDSVGGTGWNANDYDNIDFSKPIKNGPAALGFTNSYGHSGSLDMAPYVYVENGMPTAIPDTVTVDKGKYTWWREGPTASDFIHVDVTPNFFRKSFSYIKNRAKEEKPFFLYLALPSPHTPILPTEKWQGKSGLNPYADFMMEIDDYMGQLQKVVEKAGISENTIIIFTSDNGCSPQADFKILEEKGHNPSYIYRGHKADIYEGGHRVPFIVKWPKKIEPNSVSNKTICTTDLLATVADLTNTKLEDNEGEDSFSMLPLFTNNGDYLRESTVHHSINGSFAIRKGKWKMIFCSGSGGWSDPKPNSDIIKTLPKYQLYDLEKDPSEQQNLYENNDEIALELEKLIIDIIKNGRSTVGKNQLNDVPMNEKEWKQIKRFSIPMQN, encoded by the coding sequence ATGAAAATTATATTTAACTATTTTTTTACATTTTTAGTACTGTTAGTTATTGGTTGCAACCCTAAAGAAAAAAACCAAGTAGTTGAAGAAAATAACCTCCCAAATATAATTTATGTTCTTGCAGATGATTTAGGCTATGGTGATATAGGTGCTTTTAATCCCGATGGAAAAATTAAAACACCAAGCTTAGATCAATTAGCAAATGATGGTATCAAGTTTACTGATGCTCATACATCTTCTGCAGTGTGTACCCCAACACGATATGGGATATTAACTGGTAGGTATAATTGGAGAAGCCCAATTAAAAATGGGGTATTAACAGGTGTTTCTAAAGCACTAATTCCAAATGATAGAACAACTGTTGCCTCATTATTGCAAAAAGAAGGTTACGAAACGGGCTTTATCGGCAAATGGCATTTGGGTTGGGATTGGGCTCTAAAGCGAGGCGATTCTGTTGGAGGTACTGGTTGGAATGCCAATGATTATGATAATATTGACTTTTCTAAACCCATTAAAAATGGACCAGCAGCATTAGGATTTACCAATTCTTACGGACATTCTGGTTCTTTAGATATGGCACCCTATGTTTATGTGGAAAACGGAATGCCAACCGCTATTCCAGATACGGTAACTGTAGATAAAGGAAAATATACTTGGTGGCGAGAAGGTCCAACAGCTTCTGATTTTATTCATGTTGATGTTACCCCAAACTTTTTTCGAAAATCATTTTCGTATATTAAGAATAGGGCAAAAGAAGAGAAACCATTCTTTTTATATTTAGCATTGCCATCGCCACACACGCCAATTTTACCAACAGAAAAATGGCAAGGTAAAAGTGGACTGAACCCATATGCAGATTTTATGATGGAGATTGATGATTATATGGGTCAATTACAAAAGGTAGTTGAAAAAGCGGGTATTTCAGAAAATACTATAATCATTTTTACAAGTGATAACGGTTGTTCTCCGCAGGCGGATTTCAAAATTTTAGAGGAAAAAGGGCATAATCCGAGCTATATTTATCGTGGACATAAAGCTGATATTTATGAAGGTGGACACCGAGTACCCTTCATTGTAAAATGGCCAAAAAAAATCGAACCCAATTCAGTTTCTAACAAAACCATTTGCACAACCGATTTATTGGCCACTGTGGCAGATTTAACCAATACAAAGTTAGAAGACAACGAAGGCGAAGACAGTTTTTCTATGCTACCCCTGTTTACCAATAATGGTGATTATTTACGAGAATCCACCGTGCACCATTCCATCAATGGCAGTTTTGCCATCCGAAAAGGAAAATGGAAGATGATCTTTTGTTCGGGTTCAGGAGGTTGGTCCGATCCGAAACCTAATTCCGATATAATTAAAACTCTACCAAAATATCAATTGTATGATTTGGAAAAGGATCCATCTGAGCAACAGAATTTATATGAAAATAACGATGAAATTGCATTAGAACTAGAAAAATTAATAATTGATATTATAAAAAATGGTAGAAGTACGGTAGGTAAAAATCAACTAAATGATGTACCGATGAATGAAAAAGAATGGAAACAAATAAAGAGGTTTAGTATACCAATGCAAAACTAG
- a CDS encoding metallophosphoesterase, whose protein sequence is MNKNYEESETLASSRRDFLKLSSLAGAAMVLPINLFSSNLGRGNIEIGIIADVHQDVMHDGEKRLQAFINVAKKRNPDFIIQMGDFCRPYDYNKPFLNIWNEFLGEKHHVIGNHDMDGGFSRDQVRAYWNMPSNYYSFDKQGVHFIILDGNDQNPKPWSGYKRYIGKEQQEWLIEDLKKTNKPTVVFSHQSLELEETGGVANFKEIQEIFENANSKAGFKKVMCCLSGHHHTDFMTKINDIYYVQINSASYYWVGGDYKRIRYSTAIDKTHEYIKYTIPYKESLFTFMTIKNSKIIIESRKTEFVGPGPDDLGMPKRHPHEPIVPTISGFKMKL, encoded by the coding sequence ATGAACAAAAATTATGAAGAATCGGAGACTCTAGCTTCAAGCAGAAGAGATTTTTTAAAGTTATCATCATTGGCAGGTGCTGCCATGGTTTTACCCATAAATTTATTTTCATCTAATCTAGGAAGGGGAAACATTGAGATTGGTATTATTGCTGATGTTCATCAAGATGTAATGCATGATGGAGAAAAACGTTTGCAAGCTTTTATTAATGTAGCAAAAAAAAGAAATCCTGATTTTATTATTCAAATGGGAGATTTTTGCCGTCCTTACGATTATAATAAACCATTTTTAAATATTTGGAACGAATTTTTAGGAGAAAAACATCATGTTATTGGAAATCACGATATGGATGGAGGCTTTAGTCGCGACCAAGTGAGGGCGTATTGGAATATGCCATCTAATTACTACTCTTTTGATAAGCAAGGCGTTCATTTCATAATATTAGATGGTAATGATCAAAATCCCAAACCATGGTCTGGTTATAAACGCTACATTGGTAAGGAGCAGCAAGAATGGTTAATTGAAGATTTAAAAAAGACGAACAAACCAACGGTTGTATTTAGTCATCAATCGTTAGAATTAGAAGAAACTGGAGGTGTTGCCAATTTTAAAGAGATACAAGAGATCTTTGAGAATGCAAATAGTAAGGCTGGGTTTAAAAAAGTGATGTGTTGTTTAAGCGGGCATCATCATACCGATTTTATGACAAAAATCAATGATATTTATTATGTACAAATAAATAGTGCATCGTATTATTGGGTTGGTGGTGATTATAAAAGAATTAGGTATAGTACAGCAATTGATAAAACACATGAATATATAAAATACACAATCCCTTACAAAGAGTCTCTTTTTACATTTATGACCATAAAGAATAGTAAAATAATAATTGAGTCTCGAAAAACAGAGTTTGTTGGTCCAGGACCTGATGATTTGGGAATGCCAAAACGACATCCACACGAACCTATTGTGCCAACAATTTCAGGGTTTAAAATGAAATTATAA
- a CDS encoding alpha-L-fucosidase has product MKNIFTFIIITSSLISCVQEKVKVNASLMPVSNTIKIDDNDTNDSIILKAAHVVPTKSQYEALKNEFIAFIHFGPNTFTRMEWGNGMEDPTIFNLQNLDTDQWCKAMVAAKMKMVIITVKHHDGFVLWQSRYTKHGIMSTPFQDGKGDILKELSESCKKYGLKLGVYLSPADLYQIENKDGLYGNLSEYSERTIPRPVEGRPFENRTTFSFNVDDYNEYFLNQLFELLTEYGPIHEVWFDGAHPKRKGGQTYNYLAWKELIKKLAPKAVIFGKQDIRWCGNESGGTRDTEWNVIPYSEDPKLMNRFGDLTEIDIGSREKLYAGKFLHYQQAETNTSIREGWFYRDDDKQKVRSADDVFDIYERSVGGNSTFLLNIPPNREGKFSDEDVKVLKEVGQRITTTYGKNLFHGAESSTKVLDKEILSFEVLDSINDEIVINTNEPITINRLIIQEAITTHGERVEKHAVDAWIDSGWKEIATASNIGYKRILRFPEVTTSKFRIRISKFRFYPAISNITAHYYKPKPPQLTISRDIEGKVNIQPKQHNFGWKPHGENASENINSGVKVYYTTDGTEPTADSEIYKESFLLESGEVKAKSEVNGEKGSLATQLFGIIKKGWKKLGEDSFSEKQKPEFAFDENPTTYWQSGEKSKPNYLEIDLGKTYDLKGFIYTPQKKHNEGMIEKGIIRISNDGKTWQLLEEFEFGNLINDPTPRTHYFKTPIKTQFVRIEAKTIAGGGRTAAIAELDFLMEE; this is encoded by the coding sequence ATGAAAAATATTTTTACATTTATCATAATTACGTCATCATTAATTTCTTGTGTTCAAGAAAAGGTAAAGGTTAATGCATCGCTAATGCCTGTTTCAAATACTATTAAGATCGATGATAATGATACCAATGACTCTATAATTCTCAAAGCGGCACATGTAGTACCCACTAAAAGTCAATATGAAGCTTTAAAAAATGAATTCATTGCGTTTATTCATTTTGGTCCCAATACTTTTACACGGATGGAATGGGGAAATGGTATGGAAGACCCAACGATATTTAATCTTCAAAATTTAGATACAGATCAATGGTGCAAAGCCATGGTAGCTGCCAAAATGAAAATGGTCATCATTACTGTAAAACATCATGACGGATTTGTTCTCTGGCAAAGTCGCTATACCAAACATGGTATTATGTCAACTCCTTTTCAGGATGGTAAAGGTGATATTTTAAAAGAATTATCAGAATCTTGCAAAAAGTATGGTTTAAAATTAGGCGTTTACCTTTCTCCTGCTGATTTATACCAAATAGAAAATAAAGATGGACTTTATGGAAATCTTAGTGAATACTCAGAACGAACCATTCCGCGTCCAGTTGAAGGTCGTCCGTTTGAAAATAGAACTACTTTTAGCTTTAATGTTGATGATTATAATGAGTACTTTTTGAATCAACTTTTTGAGTTATTGACGGAGTATGGACCTATCCATGAAGTATGGTTTGATGGTGCTCATCCTAAAAGAAAAGGAGGTCAAACCTATAATTACTTAGCATGGAAAGAGCTGATAAAGAAATTGGCTCCTAAAGCTGTTATTTTTGGGAAACAAGATATCCGTTGGTGTGGCAATGAATCAGGAGGAACTAGAGATACCGAATGGAACGTAATTCCATATTCAGAAGACCCCAAATTAATGAATCGCTTTGGAGACTTAACAGAGATAGACATAGGTAGTAGAGAGAAATTGTATGCAGGAAAATTCTTGCATTATCAACAAGCGGAAACTAATACCTCTATTCGAGAAGGTTGGTTTTATCGTGATGATGACAAACAAAAAGTTAGAAGTGCAGATGATGTTTTTGATATTTATGAAAGGTCTGTTGGTGGTAATTCCACTTTTTTATTAAACATTCCTCCAAATAGGGAAGGTAAGTTTTCTGATGAAGATGTTAAAGTATTGAAAGAAGTAGGGCAACGTATCACCACGACTTATGGTAAAAACCTGTTTCATGGAGCTGAGAGTTCAACCAAGGTGTTGGATAAAGAGATTTTGAGTTTTGAAGTATTAGATTCCATTAATGACGAAATTGTTATCAATACAAATGAGCCAATAACTATTAATAGGCTTATTATTCAAGAAGCTATTACAACCCATGGCGAACGTGTTGAGAAACATGCAGTTGATGCTTGGATTGATAGTGGATGGAAAGAAATCGCTACCGCCTCAAACATTGGCTATAAAAGGATTTTGCGTTTTCCAGAAGTTACAACAAGCAAATTTAGAATTAGAATATCGAAGTTCCGATTTTATCCAGCTATTTCTAATATTACGGCACATTATTATAAGCCCAAACCACCTCAACTTACTATATCTAGAGATATAGAAGGTAAGGTAAACATCCAACCCAAACAACACAATTTTGGTTGGAAGCCGCATGGCGAAAATGCTTCTGAAAATATCAATTCGGGCGTAAAAGTTTATTATACAACAGATGGTACGGAACCAACAGCGGATTCTGAAATTTATAAAGAGTCTTTTTTACTGGAATCTGGCGAAGTAAAAGCCAAGTCTGAAGTAAATGGCGAAAAAGGGAGTTTAGCGACACAATTATTTGGCATCATAAAAAAAGGTTGGAAAAAACTGGGTGAAGATAGTTTTTCAGAAAAGCAAAAGCCTGAATTCGCTTTTGACGAAAATCCAACTACGTATTGGCAATCTGGCGAAAAAAGCAAACCTAATTACTTGGAAATTGACTTGGGCAAAACTTATGATTTAAAAGGCTTTATCTACACACCTCAAAAAAAACATAACGAAGGAATGATAGAAAAAGGTATTATAAGAATAAGTAATGATGGAAAAACATGGCAACTTTTAGAAGAGTTTGAATTTGGCAATTTAATCAATGATCCTACACCAAGAACTCATTATTTTAAAACACCGATTAAAACACAATTTGTAAGGATTGAAGCTAAAACAATTGCTGGCGGAGGTAGGACAGCCGCGATAGCAGAATTAGATTTTTTAATGGAAGAATAA